Proteins from a genomic interval of Coccinella septempunctata chromosome 2, icCocSept1.1, whole genome shotgun sequence:
- the LOC123307807 gene encoding uncharacterized protein LOC123307807 — protein MEEIEPLVAPIAIGDTYQQQQETKPQENETFNPFLQSPADTEVMNSEVSEEEETSTLKSDDLTENEMPTNSKSEIDLHEEKTDRVLMRNIYNNVISSFVFLIYKVIIPFGEYVLTNSTLWIILKSTLEVLLEMLLYIILAICYVFLKFISQIENKTKPKKNEDEVTVKAS, from the exons atggaGGAGATAGAACCTTTAGTGGCCCCCATTGCTATAGGAGACACTTATCAGCAACAACAAGAAACGAAGCCACAGGAAAATGAAACATTCAATCCATTTCTCCAGTCTCCTGCGGATACTGAAGTTATGAACAGTGAAGTTTCCGAAGAGGAGGAAACCTCTACACTGAAATCTGATGACCTAACAGAGAACGAAATGCCAACGAATTCAAAGAGTGAGATTGATCTGCACGAGGAGAAGACGGACAGAGTTTTGATGAGAAACATATACAACAATGTTATTAGTAGTTTTGTATTCCTCATATACAAG GTCATTATACCTTTTGGAGAATACGTGCTGACGAATTCAACCCTATGGATTATTTTGAAATCGACACTAGAAGTATTACTGGAAATGTTATTATACATCATTTTGGCGATCTGTTATGTCTTTCTCAAGTTCATTTCACAAATCGAGAATAAAACTAAACCAAAGAAGAATGAAGATGAAGTAACAGTAAAGGCTAGTTAA
- the LOC123308267 gene encoding uncharacterized protein LOC123308267, translated as MKFTILILVSIITNRKVLSQTVYGAECSSPIKCVNSTTFSFCTVIDGEEKLVGFQHCLEGQRCSEASNFQPCIYDSTPIDTVSSTSTTKTTTNAPRTTASQPNCEQKGPGIFPAPKCNQYYKCSKTLWWCDCKLKTCQKMTAFNEAAKKCVASNQTSCEFVV; from the exons ATGAAATTCACAATACTAATATTG GTTTCTATAATAACGAATCGAAAAGTTTTATCCCAAACGGTATATGGAGCAGAATGCAGTTCTCCCATTAAATGTGTTAACTCTACTACGTTCTCCTTCTGTACTGTTATTGACGGTGAAGAAAAGTTGGTTGGCTTTCAACATTGCTTGGAGGGCCAGAGATGCTCAGAAGCTAGTAACTTCCAACC GTGCATCTATGATTCAACTCCAATCGATACTGTGAGTAGCACTAGTACTACAAAAACTACCACAAATGCCCCTAGAACAACAg cATCACAACCAAACTGCGAGCAAAAGGGACCTGGAATTTTCCCAGCACCGAAATGTAATCAATATTATAAGTGCTCGAAAACGCTTTGGTGGTGCGATTGCAAGCTGAAAACGTGTCAAAAAATGACAGCTTTCAACGAAGCAGCGAAAAAATGTGTTGCTTCCAATCAAACTAGTTGTGAGTTTGTAGTATGA